The genomic stretch GTCCGCGTCCTTGCCTGAGAACTGCCCGGGCACGGCCGGGGCCTGTCGGCTTGGGTGAAGGCTTTCCGCTGCTGTTGGAGGGAGCCTGAGACGGAGACCTGCATGGTCTGGTTTTTGGGTTCTTGAGGGAAGGCGCCCAGGCCTGCGCCCGGGCTGGAGGAGTGCGGGAACCGGGGCCCCCAGGAGTCGGGGTTGTGAGCAGGGGCGCGGCCTGCTCAGCCTGCCCGGGGGTGGCTGTGCTCCGTGTGCAGAGGCCGGAGCAGCCCCTGGAGAGAAAGGGGAGCGCGGTCCCCTCCCCGTGGACGGGCAGCCTCGCGGCCGAGCGCTCTGCACACCCGGGACCCCCgagccccttcctcctgcccgcGGGCCCCGGTGGTGCCCGCGCCTGCTCCTCTCTGGGCAGCTCGCCGGGGCCCGCGGGCCACAGGGACGGCGCCGGCTGGTGTCACACGCGAGGCCTGGACCGGGCAGCAGTGTGCGGTGTGCGGACGGCCGCATGGGTCTGGGGGCCGCTTCCCTGACCCTGGCCTCCTGGCTATGAGGAGAGGAGCCTGGGCTGGGAGGGTCGCCCCCCGAgagccacctggctggctgacGGGGGACCAGGGCTCCTAACGGGGTGTCACCCCGGGCTCGTGCTGGAGCGCAGACCCCTGACCTGCCACACCCCGCCCTCGGCGCCTGGGGGTGCTGAGCTCGCGGTCGTGGAGCGCGAGGGGTGCAGCGGCCGCGGAGTGGGGTCTGAGCGAGTCTCCCCTGGAGGGGCTGCCTTCGTTTGCCGGTGACTGTGAGCTGCCACCTGCCGCCCCACCTGGTCGACCACCGGCGCTCCGTGGGCCCTCGCCTGGTGGCGGCTTCGCGGCTCTGAGCCCCTCGGGCTGCGGAGCTGCCGACTCTGGCGGGCTTCGCCGACCGCCGGGAAGGCCAGTGGACGCTCTGGTTACTCCGGAGCCTCCAATTTCCAGTGGTTTTTTTCTTCGTTAAGTTATTTATGATTCTTTGAACTCTAAGATCTTTATACCCAGATTAGATCCTTGAGCGAAATAGGAATACTAGGTTTCGTTCCGACCTCTCTACAGTGTTGCACATTCAGCGTCTTGAGGGGATGACATAACCCCGGGGTAGAGGGGATGCACGCGGATCACTTGCCGTGTAACCCGTGTATAGCAACACATGCAGCCTTCCAGAGGTTGTGCTGCGACCAAAACACCTTGGAAAGATGATTTAAATTAGCTTCAGTCGTCAGGAGGTGTTCTTGTTAACCTCGTTTGTCCAATTTTACAGGCAGTTTTTATTTAGGTACTTTACTGGAGTCGTTGGTTTTGGGGGGCTCTCTCGGCAGGGGATACCCTGTGCACCTGTTAGCCTCGAGGAGAAGGGTTACCTGCGCGTGGCTCTGCTTTCCGCCCGTTTCCAGACTTGGCTGCTCTGATCGTATTGGTTTCTTCCGGTGCCCCATAACCCCACGACCACGGGGCTTTATCAAAAGGTGTtccaaaatttataattttaaataagatttctGCTAAACAAGATTTCTTTCTACTAAACAAGATTTCTTCTTCTGCGGGAGGAGGTGTTTGGAGGAAGCAGGTGTGTCATCTGTCCAGAGGGCATCTGTCACAGATGGCTTCCGCACCCCTGCCTCTGAACCCCTCCTGGAGGGCGGGTTCTCCTGCGTTGTTCACTCCCCTGTCCCGTTGTCAGCACCCTTCTCTGTGACTCTTCCAGCAAAGGCATGTCAGGCTGCAGAACCCGGAGCAGACAAGGAGTTGCCACCCAGGGTCTTTTGGGAGAGAACCTTCCATTTGGGAGCAGAAAATGTGTATTAGTACACTGCTTCAAAACCAGAAACCTATAGCTTCttcatgttttataaattttatagtaCAGGTTCTTAATGTGTGTGAGGTTGTGAGTTTGTAAAAACAGGGCTTCCTTTATGTATGTCAggggtatttttaaagaaaatcagccTATCTGGGTGCCTCTCGGTGCAAGTCTGaattcctccccccgccccatcccccaAGAAGACCCTCACAATCCCGTCTCAGTTTCTAATGCTCAGAGGTAAGAAGGCTCAGTAGACCATGTCCCAGGGAAGCTGTGGTGCCGGTTGCTCCCTTTCTGACCCGTCAGAATGCTGTTCTGGGAGATGCCCTCTCTCCCATCCTTTCTCATTGGCTCACTGTTTTGCTTATTCTGCTTATCACAAGTCAGATGGAAATTCTTGTTTTTACTGCCGATAATTGCTTTCTGGTGTGTATCGTCTTGGGCCTCTCCGGCGGCTGCCAGGCATTGCCGTTGGCTTTCCCGACGCATGGGTGATTGCCTGCCTGTGCCTGGCTCGGTGCTGGGCACCTCCCTTGTCTGGTTTGTCTCTGCCTGTGCACAGGGTGCCGGAAGCAGCCAGCCACCTGGAGGAGTGGCTCCGACAGGGCCCGCCCCTCGTCTCTGGAGGTTGGGATGGGCATGAACGTGACAGTGACGGTGCACTGTGACACCTGCTGTCGCCAGGGAGAGGTGTAGCCAGCCTCCCTGGGAAGGCACCATGGGTGTGTGACCTGTGCAGAGGGGTTGGGGGTGACTGCGTGACACCCGGGGTCTAGAGGCTGCTCTGCCCTGGGGCCCTCCGGCCGGAGCCTCGGTGCCCTTTGGGGGTAGGGCTGCGGTGGTGTTGGAGGAGCAGAAGCGTGGGACGGGGacgggtggtggtgggagggtcGGGGCTCTTCTAAGAGGTGGTGGTTCTGTGGCCCTGGGCGCCGGCAGGCGGTGTCCGCGGGGGCCCCCGTGCTGGCAGCCGGTCCTGAGCAGCGGGTTCCGGCCACAGACCTTGCACGAGCTCGGGGTGCATCTGCCTCTGTCCCGAAGCCTTGTTTCCCCAACAGCTACACACGGCAGTATGTTTGCCGGCTGCCTTTGGGGCTCACGTGTCCTGGGCACgggctgtgtctctgtgtcccttGCCACCCTCTCCCTGGTCCCTTCCCTGTGCTCCTCATTCGCACCCGCCCTCCGTGGTCTGTGCTGCTCACGCTGCCACAACCTCTTCTCCTCACGGTCTCCCTGCAGATGTGGGACCTTTCTGAAAAGAAGGACTCTAGCATACGATCGCGTAAAGTATTTATTGTAACGATTTAGCATACAGTTATCAATAATTGTTTAATTATCTCTCTTTCAGAGGAAAGCAGCTGCTGGTACGCGTACTTGGATTTGTGTTGGTGTCTCCTTTGGGACTGGCTGGCTCTTTTTCAGGAGCGGGCCCGTCACTCTCCGTGGATGTTGCCGGGTCCCCGTGGGTGCAGGCAACCTCGTTCCTAAGATCTCTCGTGTCTTTTCTGTTCTAGGTGCTCTCCGCTGCCTGCCATGGCTTCCAGGTAGGACATGCAGGTTGCCCTGGCAGGTGTGTCTCTGCAGCTGGGAAGCAGAAGCCTCATCTGAAAATGGAGAGATAAGACGAGGTCCGGCCCGTGTGACAGAACACCGCGCCTGCCCTGGCTGGGGAGCCCTGGTCCTGGAGATGGATCGCACCCGTGCGGCCGAGGTGGAGCTGAGAAGGGGCCCGAGCCCCACCGGGGCCAGCAGGAGCCCCGAGGTGGACGGAGACAAGGCCCTGAGCCACAGCTGCTGCATCTGTGGCAAGACCTTCCCCTTCCAGAGCTCCCTGTCACAGCACATGCGCAAGCACACAGGGGAGAAGCCCTACAAGTGTCCCTACTGTGACCACAGGGCTTCCCAGAAGGGCAACCTCAAGATCCACGTCCGCAGCCACCGCACGGGCTCCCTGACCCAGGGCCGCGAGCCTGAGGCCGGGGAGCTGCGTGCGTCCGAGGGCCTGGACGGCTGCACCAGCCCCACCAAGAGCACCTCCGCCTGCAACAAGATCCTCAATGGGGCCGCCCCTGTGGACGACAGCAAGATCCTGCTGCGTAGCAGCAAGAAGGAGGCCGAGGGGGCCGCCAGCGCCCCGGACGAGGGCAAGGCGGCCGCCCAGTGCTCCTTCTGCAAGTGCAAGTTTGAGCGCAAGAAGGACCTGGAGCAGCATGTGcaccaggcccacaagcccttccGGTGCCGGCTGTGCAGCTACATGACGTTGCGGGAGGAGTCCCTGCTGAGCCACATCGAGAAGGACCACATCACCGCGCAGGTGCCCAGCGGGGCGGAGTCCTACGTGGAGAACGGCAAGCCCGAGCTGACCCCCGGGGAGTTCCCCTGCGAGGTGTGCGGCCAGGCCTTCAGCCAGACCTGGTTCCTGAAGGCTCACATGAAGAAGCACAGGGGCTCCTTTGACCACGGCTGCCACATATGTGGCCGGAGATTCAAGGAGCCGTGGTTCCTCAAGAACCACATGAAGGCGCACGGGCCTAAGACCGGGAGCAAGAACAAACCCAGGAGCGAGCCCGACCCCATCGCCACCATCAACAACGTGGTGCAGGAGGAGATGATCGTGGCTGGCCTGTCCCTCTACGAAGTCTGCACCAAGTGCGGGAACCTGTTTACAAACCTGGACAGCTTGAACGCGCACAACGCCATCCACCGCAGGGTGGAAGCCGGCCGCTCGCGGGCCCCGGCGGGGGAGGGCGCGGTGCATGGCGGCGCCCCAGACCCCCAGCAGCTCTTCCTTCGGTGCCTCAACCTGCGGCCTGCGGTGGCCGGCGCGCCCGCCCGCGGGCAGGCGGGGCGTCGTGTGGCCGAGCTAGACCCGGTCAACAGCTACCAGGCCTGGCAGCTGGCCACGCGGGGCAAGGTGGCCGAGCCCGCCGAGTACCTCAAGTACGGGGCGTGGGACGAGGCGCTGGCCGGGGACGTGGCCTTCGACAAGGAGCGTCGCGAGTACATCCTGGTGAGCCAGGAGAAGCGCAAGCGCGAGCCGGAGCCGGGCGCGCAGGGGCCCCCGCGCAAGCGGGCGGGCGTGCCCGGGGACCCCCTGCCCGGGCCCCTGGACCCCAGGCCGGCTGCCCGCCCCAGCCGCCGCACCGCCGCCCCCGCGGGCCACGGCAAGTCGTCCGAGTGCTTCGAGTGCTGCAAGATCTTCCGCACGTACCACCAGATGGTCCTGCACTCGCGGGTGCACCGCCGCGCGCGCCGAGACCGCCACGGCCCTGGGGAGCGCGCGCCCCGGGCGCGCTGCGGCTCGCTCAGCGAGGGCGACTCGGCCTCGCAGCCCAGCAGCCCCGGCTCGGCCTGCGGAGCCGCCGCTGACTCCCCGGGCTCGGGCCTGGCTGAGGAGGCTGCGGACGAGAGTGGAGAGGACGGGGCGGCGGACCCTGCGGCAGGTGAGCACGTGCACCTGGGCTCAGAGAGTGAGGGCCCAGGGAGCTCTGTACCTGGGTGACCGGCGCCCAGGTAGCCCCGGCTCGGGAGCCCTGTGCCCAAGTGGTCCATGTCCGGATGTCCCAGAGCCCGGGGATCCCAGCCCCGGGAGCCCCACAACCAGGGAACACAGGTCCAGGTAGCTCTGTGCGCCCTTAGCCCTTCCCAAAGTAACCCTGAACAGTGCCCAGGGAACCCGTGCCTGCATAGGGGCCCTGGCGGCCCTCTGACCGGTAGCCCTCAGCCCAGGCGGCCCAGGCCCAGCAGACTGGCAGGGGGTGGCCTTGGGTCCGGGTAGTACCCACAGAACCCAGGCCCAGGCTCAGCCCTGCACCCTGGGGGTCTGGTTTCCCAGGCCCGGGTAGACCCTGCCGGCCGGGTGGCCCCCGCGAGGCGTCAGGCAGCCGGTACATACTTGGAGCTCGGGCTGCTGGGTGCAGGCACAGGTGCCTGTCCGCGCCACTTCACGCTCCTTTCTCGCTAATTTGCCCAGATGTGTTTGCATTAATTAACAACGTTGGTCTGTTGAATTCATGGTTTCTCTGGGACATCAGTCATTTCTGAGCAATTAACAGGTGATGGGACACGTCCACGGCGTGCCCTTCTCTTTCTCCGCAGTCCCAGAGCCTGGCCCTCCCCAGGCGGCACGCGCATGTGtgcgcacgcacgcacgcgcacacacacacacacacacacgcacacccctgcctctgcctttctcctttgCACCAGACAGCCGAGTAAAGGAGTAACTTCCAATCGGTGTGCTCTTCTAATTAATCTCCTCGGGTTCAAGTAACCCTGTGGGTTTAGGGACGGCTCACTGGAACAGATGACTTTCCAAACAGCAGCTaggtaaatatttaaagatgctTTGCTGACTTTGTTTTCGTCATTTTCCTACTTTTTAGACATCTTAAGcgttttgatattttaattattattttttgttttgggtaaTTCTTTTTAGTGGAAAGGGTTGTTCCAGTGACAGAACTTATAACTTTCCCTGCATCACTGGGagtgtttttctcttctccctggaaACTGGCTCGTGGATGTTGCTTGTACCTGAAAGGCCTGTGGTGTAGAAACCCAGGAGCTTCAGGAGGGCTCTTTACGATTGGTAGTGAAGAAAACAACACGCGTGCATTCCTCCAAAGCAAAATCTGcgtcctttttttccttctgagggGCCTAGCCCGTTCTCTGGCACAGGGTTCATTATAGGTTTATCTGTGTGTCATATGAGAGTGTGTTCTCCTCAGATGTACTGAGGAACAGTGTGGAAGAGAGTTGTTTCTCGAGTCCTGTAGAGAAGCCCGTGCTGACCCCTGCATATACCTTTTAAGGATCCGTCCAAGACGAGCAGTGGCACACTGCACACTGACCCTTGCTTCCCGTTTCATTTCTTACTAAcctgtggggaggagcagaacaCGCTCCTCTCTGAAAACAAACCACCGCTCCTTCTCCAAGTCGTCCTAAAACCTGGGCCACCCAGCTGCGACCTTTGGTTGGGGTTTTTGAAGATTaattcttggtttttctcttttaaaagttttgaaaattatGATTTTACTGATGATATTCCAATAGCACTATAACTGTTTTTGGAGTGCGTTGGATAATACTAGGTTAcaactaagtctttttttttggaggttggtatttttaatatttaaaaaagctCTTGAGCCTTTCTCTCATCTGTGGTGATGTTGGTCAAATGATTAATAATCTAATTCAATAGTACtttgaaaatgttgaaaagatTGAGTGATTATCACTATACATTGGAATTCACTTTTTTCATCTTAGATTCATTAACTTTGAGATCATTGTTTCCCTCGTAATGacattatatgtattttctatatgtgatctttttttttttttttgagaaacctgaTATATCAGATGTTTCTGTAACAAGTTCATGTGTTCATGTCCTAGTTCAGCAAGTTCACAGTAGAATCGACAGAATATTCTAGCTCCTTGAGAGACCAGAAACGGAAATTTAGGTCATGACAGTGGCATAAAGTATTGAAGAACATTGTGGGTCTGCATGGGTACCTTTTGTGGCTCTGAGGAGCAGACTCTTTCCTCCAAAGACTACAGACTTGGGAAGCACAGCAGGCCCTCCGTGGTCCAGTGTGGGCAGTAAACCACAGCTTCATGGGTGTTCTTTGAGGAGTGAGACGTGCGTTACAGTCCACGGGAACCCCACAGACACTCCGTTCTCGGGGTTTGGCTAAAGACTTTGGAAAAGCAGACGAGTATTTTGAATCCCATTTCTCGATCTGCAGTGTGCCTCTGCTACTCCTAACAGAGGAATTACATCTTACACATACAGGCACCTTACCATTCTGAAGAACTTGGGTGGGGTGCCCGGCCAGAATTGTTAGAGGAAATATGTGGAGCGTGAGATCAGAGCCACACACAGTAGGTCACACGAGACGAATGTGCCTTCTGGTGGAAGCAAAGTCGACAGTACAGTTCCGTCTTTGGGACCCTGCGCAGCAAGTCCCCACTGTGCCATAATTTTACCCAGACATTTTTTTGACAACCAGGAATGGATTTGAATGCTGCTTTTGGCCCTGGAGAAACTTTGCATTATCAGATTAATTAAaagaaccccccccccgccatgaaAGCCATGTGCTTGTTTGAAAAGCTCTGTCACATTCCCTTTATTTCCATGGAAAACTGGGTCCAGGCAGCCCTCCTTACTGACTAAAAATGGTAGAAGAGCAACCTGTGAATAGAAATCAAGTATCGAATGTGTTCCTGAGCTGGATCTCAGCCCTCCACTGAGACGGTGGTGTAGCCCTGGCAGAGAAGGGGCACTTTTGGAGCTCACGAAAAAAGGAAACCTTTGAGTTAGGGAAGAGAGAAGTGTTGAGAGGGGATGCAGTTCAGGTTTATAAAACGAGCGTTTCCAACACAAAGCAGAGTCCGGGCACGCAGAGGTCACCGTGGGGATGAAGAAGTGCTGACCAATAAACCCACATGGGTTCTGCCCAAAGAGCTTGTGGGCAGTTCCAGAATGAGGGACCTCTGTTGAGCGTGTCTTGCACAGGCTGGTTCACAAGCCGAGCCATCGTGAGGAGCACCTTTGGGTGGCCTCCCCTATCTGGGGCCATCACGCTGTGTCTTCCTGCCTTCGGGCAAAATGCCAAGGACCGCATTCCCACCATTTGCGTCTAGTTTCTGCAAAGACTTACGTGACTGCCTCGGTTTGGACCACTGGGTGTTCTCCGCACGGCTGTCACTCCGAGCCCAGCTTCCggtgcgcctgcctctctgtacgTCTTTGCGTGCTCAGTGCGGCTGGACGGTGGCAGAACCACGAGTTCTAGATGAAGTCCTGCGAGAGCGCAGATCCTTGCTTCCGGCCCACTAAAGTGTCTGCTGCACACAGAGAGGAATGGGGTCTTAGAACAAGGGCCACGGTGTGATACGCAGGTTGGGGAATTAAGGAGAGCGTTTCCAGCACTGAACGGTATCATCAGGGAATGGGAAGAAGAACGggatttccttctggaagccccGGTGCCGGGCTCACTCTGCTTGTCAacccctgcccccccgccccgcaggcCAACAGCCTCGTGCATCACGGCTCTCTCCTGTCCATCTTACGCAGGAGGATGCCCCGTCTCTCCTGCACGCACGCCCCGAGACTGTGCGACTGGCGGCCGCGGTGCTgccggggcgggggaggaggcccCGGTGctcggggaggggcgggggaggagggcctGCCGTGCTGGGGCAGGGCCGCGGAGGTCCAGCAGGCGTTCTTTCCGCTTCTCAGAGCTCAGACGATCCTCAGGACGGCTCGGGGAGAGCATGTTCTCGGCCGTCCGCCCGTTGTCCCTGGGTTCCAGGAGAACCTAGCAAACCGGTGCTGGTCCGGGGCAGCTGGGCCTGCCGAGACGGGGAGCTCTGACGATCGCTTGTCTCAGGGTTTGCTTCAGTGCAGAGCAGAAGGAACTCACTGCGCTTCTGGCCAGATCCACTCGAGATGCGTGTCCTGAGTGGCGAAGCTGGGACCCGTGTCGCAGACCCTGTGTTTTCTGGCCACCACACGGACGGAGTGAGCGGGAGGGACCGTGGCATCGGCCCCACCCAGGGGCTGAGCATGAGCCGGTGTgtccggggtgggggtgtggaagggaaaagggagaaaggagggtgGACGGGAGCCCCAGGTGCAGACCGGCGACAGGTTATTGTTTGCCCCTGCGGGGAGGGACAGCCAGTATGTCTGGGGACGCTTCCATCCCAGCACCACAGCCTTGCCCGACGGGGCTACAGCAGGTGGTCCTTCTGAGCGGGGGCCTGGCTGGTCGGCACCCTCTGTCCTCGGTGAGCCCGCGGAACTGGTAACAGGACTCCTCCGGTCCGGCTCCTGAGCTGCGGGCAGGTTGCTCGGCTTGCCTTGTCCAGGTTCTCTGCCGCTCCAGCGACCTGGGGGTCGCCCTCAGCAGTACCAAATGAACGTCCACACGGGCCGATGCCCGGTCGGGAGGGCCCGGGGGCACGCCCCGCCGGGGATGTCAGGTGCCAGGCCGGAAACCTGGGACGCGCTCGGCCGCGTGGcgggtgccaggccctgttcccAGCAGTGCCGGGTCGTTCCCTTCTCCCTGGAGCCGGAGACGATGGCAGAGCCGGGCTGTTCCGGGTTCCAGAAGAGTGTCCTGGAACGCCCGGCCGTTCCAGCTCCGTGGAGCAGAGGCAGCTCTCGCCGTTGGAGTCAGAGAACGGAGGTGGAGCTGGAAAACCGCCGCGTCATGTCCTGTCTGGTGGGAACACGCAGGGCAGGTCTTCGGAAAAGCAGCTCAGGTGTACTTGGCCGTCGGAAGCAGAGCGCCCTGTGGTCTCAGCCCGCGTCTTAGCGGCCGGGACCTGCATGCATCAGTGTTGGTGACACGTCCACCCACGAGGGGGCCTGCCCCCGCGCAGCCAGCATCCCGCTACGCGCTCTGAATTACTGGAGGACGTTGAGTTACGACGAGAGTAtgtttgttggtattttgattttTCCGATGTGGGTGTCTATGCATGGCCTGCAGGCTGATGTCCGCTTGAGCAGAATGACGCGTCCCCTGACCTCCAGAGCGAATATACTGCAGCACGAACGGCGTCAGACTCTGGAGACGAGATGCTGGGGTTTTCTTCCTTTCACCGAGACTCACATATGGGCTCTGGTTCCCAGAACCATGCACCAGGCCCCGGCAAACGTTGGGTTTGCTGGCATCATTCACGCGCTCTGTTTGATCTCTCTCCTTTTACTTCGTCATACAAGACAGGATTGCAGGATTTTAGAGTCGGAAAGGAGTCTGTCCCGGTTTCATCAGGGCAGGGACTGGGTTATAGGAATTATTCTGGTTTTCCAGAAGCGGGCAGCGTGCGTTGCGGAGGGCAGCCCGGTCAGCAGATGCCAGGTCGCAAGTCACCTTTGCACTGAGGGGCAGCGTGGTGTTCACTCTGGAGCTCCACAAGTGTCCAGTCCCCCAGTGGCCATGGGGGCCGCGATGTCCCTGCTCAGGCTGTCCTTGCCGCGCTCCTCGGGTGCCTGGCCTGTGGTCGGTGTCCTGTGGGCACAGCTCTTGTCGGCTCTTGATCCGAGCTGGGGCCTCAGCATCTGGTTTCCAGCCTTGGAGAGGGTCCCTGTGCTGCCCTGTCGCTCGAGGCACGAGGTGGCCTAGACCCCATGCGGGGTTCTGGATCCCCAGTTCTGACTGGAGGCTGGCTCCGAGGGGTGGAGGCCGGGCGTCTGTCACGCGGGAGCCTGTTTGGGGTGGGCACTCAGAGGGCGTCCTCTCCCGGCAGAATGATCTGCGTCCCTGCATCCTAATGAACATGGACGCGCTGGGTCTGTAGAGAGTCTTAGCTGATGTGTAACCGCTTTTCCAcctcctctgcctttggttcacgTCCTGAATTCTGTTGTTTCAGTCCTTGTCCTGCTGGATGCAGTTTTTCTCGCCCTGCTGTAGGCATGATGCTGGCCGTGGTTTCTGGCATCATCCTGGGTTTCAGTGTCCTCTTTGTCATTTTGTCACAAAGAAGGGCTCTTGGTCTTCTCCGCTTCCGACTTGAGCTTGTTCCTCCTGACGTGACGTGGAAGGGGCCCTCTTTATGGATTCTGTGCATCGACGGGATAGAAGTCCGTCCGGTTCTCCAACCCAAGCCCTGTGGGTGGTGGTCCGCGGGGAGGCCTGGGTCTCACCAGGTCTGGGAGCGTCCACAGGGGGTCCGCGGGGAGGCCTGGCTCCTGTCCGCTCTGGGAGTATCTGCTGAGCAGGCTGACCTGGTTTTGCTTCTGGACAATCCGCATTTGCTCGTTGGGGTAAGGTAGTTCCAGGTCAGCTCTGTAGGAGGGGCTCACCCAGTCAGTGGGGGTGGCATCTGCGGGCGTGGCATCGCCCTGAAGATGTTGCCTGTCGCAGGGCCGTCCTAGACGTGGGCCAGGCATCCCTGCTGCGTCTGCACACCTGCCAGTTGCTTATCCTCTGAGGCGGTGATGTGGCACCTGTCACCGCGTCCCCTTCTTCACACGGTTTCCAGGTATTTGTTGGAGGCCGGGCACCCGTTAGGTAGCGAGTGGAGGCACGCCGTTCCTTGTGCAGGCCTTCTGGGACCACGGTCCGCTGGTGCTCCTTCGCCACACCCCGCAGGCCTCGTCTAGAACCCCCACGTGCCCTCTGTGTGGCCTGAGTGTGCCCTGGACCTGGGAAGCCCCTCTCGGCCCCGTGGCCAGTCCTGTCCTCCCTGCTGGGTCATCCCGGAGCCCGCGCGCGTCACTCCCGCTCCGTACCAGGACCCTCCTGTACCACTTGTCCTCTTTACCTCCCGCGCCTGCCGCTGTTGTGATCTCACTGAGGGTAAGGTTTTGCCTCGTTCAGCCCTGCTGCGCCATGGCCTGCACGACTCCAGCCATGGCTGCCAGCCGCCCTGGGACGGAGCAGGAGCACCTCGGGTTTGCAGTGAGCCTTGCTGAGATCTGACTCCCGTGGGGGAGCGTGTGCTTGCCGGCTTCAAGAGGCCCGTGGCCCATGATGGTGGTGTGGACGGACAGTGGGGCTCGGGTGAGAGCGGATACTCATATCATCCTGTGCCTGAGCTTTAGAATCCTGTGCACACGGCCCAGCACACTGGCCTCGTGGCACGGCAGGAGTTGGCTGTTTCTGGGGCTACTGCCAGTCGTAGCCAGCCAGTGCCAGACTTGGGATCAGC from Neovison vison isolate M4711 chromosome 3, ASM_NN_V1, whole genome shotgun sequence encodes the following:
- the ZNF516 gene encoding zinc finger protein 516; the encoded protein is MDRTRAAEVELRRGPSPTGASRSPEVDGDKALSHSCCICGKTFPFQSSLSQHMRKHTGEKPYKCPYCDHRASQKGNLKIHVRSHRTGSLTQGREPEAGELRASEGLDGCTSPTKSTSACNKILNGAAPVDDSKILLRSSKKEAEGAASAPDEGKAAAQCSFCKCKFERKKDLEQHVHQAHKPFRCRLCSYMTLREESLLSHIEKDHITAQVPSGAESYVENGKPELTPGEFPCEVCGQAFSQTWFLKAHMKKHRGSFDHGCHICGRRFKEPWFLKNHMKAHGPKTGSKNKPRSEPDPIATINNVVQEEMIVAGLSLYEVCTKCGNLFTNLDSLNAHNAIHRRVEAGRSRAPAGEGAVHGGAPDPQQLFLRCLNLRPAVAGAPARGQAGRRVAELDPVNSYQAWQLATRGKVAEPAEYLKYGAWDEALAGDVAFDKERREYILVSQEKRKREPEPGAQGPPRKRAGVPGDPLPGPLDPRPAARPSRRTAAPAGHGKSSECFECCKIFRTYHQMVLHSRVHRRARRDRHGPGERAPRARCGSLSEGDSASQPSSPGSACGAAADSPGSGLAEEAADESGEDGAADPAAGGKPLHFRFSEEAASTALASGDQGRAPRTAASHTDTGEPGVGSAASASALGSRSQDASKRAEQPRFSVGVKMPAFHPKQEAVVSRDAADFPFHSDQSFPEGADLPLLSTSPAQPLKEKPSDLHMKEHAAGGRRGPAPDLAPLDLSERSSRDDPSHKELASSLQAALAVHPCPYCNHKTYYPEVLWMHERVWHRVSCSSVAPQWIQPNGYRSIRNNLVFLARSGRTGPPPALGGKECQPLPIARFTRTQVPGGVPGPKGGPSPLGVATKAASLPKSKDSHSGGPCALWVAGPDGPQQAKAGHGPEPHGAPAPPSLPKPRQEAGPRAGPAASGGGFSRCATPTPSVIARAGAQPPTGSRPGDKYVIPPTEASLGPPQKHSAPDPPKAKFSPHPQGPPHGKGDGGPPLPPREPPSKAGQELRLPTSCGAGPRGSSAVQASKPEPAADGREKRLDILSVFKTYIPKDFASLYQSWGASGPALEHRGERPF